From Rutidosis leptorrhynchoides isolate AG116_Rl617_1_P2 chromosome 3, CSIRO_AGI_Rlap_v1, whole genome shotgun sequence, a single genomic window includes:
- the LOC139896609 gene encoding protein LEAD-SENSITIVE 1-like: MEDMMKQIMSNKVDKSQIKPGDHIYSWRTAWLYAHHGIYVGDDKVIHFTRGGGQEIGTGTVLDRIFLSSSPSNSGNPCLKCGDQSNSDGVIASCLNCFLSGGDLYLFKYSVTPAIFLAKARGGTCTLGASDPPKDVIHRAQFLLENGFGVYNVFKNNCEDFAIYCKTGLLVFTTVSVGRSGQAASILAATSAIFSSPLRFMTPSVPGLAVVGCGMYCVSRFVADMGIRRDVIKISVERLVGSTSLNGPQSLVETSIESQACVSEPEKALALIHKDTQVPVERLEEPKVAQTIAATGKGE; the protein is encoded by the exons ATGGAGGACATGATGAAGCAAATAATGTCGAATAAAGTCGATAAATCACAAATTAAACCCGGCGATCACATCTATTCTTGGCGTACCGCTTGGCTCTATGCTCATCACG GAATATATGTTGGTGATGATAAGGTAATCCACTTCACTCGGGGTGGGGGTCAAGAAATCGGTACCGGAACAGTATTAGATCGTATTTTTCTAAGTTCATCGCCCTCTAATTCCGGCAACCCTTGCCTGAAATGCGGTGACCAATCGAATTCTGACGGTGTCATTGCGTCATGCTTAAATTGTTTTCTTTCTGGTGGTGACCTTTATCTGTTCAAATATTCAGTCACCCCAGCCATCTTTCTCGCCAAAGCTCGAGGTGGAACATGCACTCTTGGTGCTTCTGATCCACCTAAAGACGTCATTCATCGTGCTCAATTCCTTCTCGAAAACGGTTTCGGAGTCTACAACGTGTTCAAGAACAACTGCGAGGATTTTGCAATTTACTGTAAGACGGGATTGCTCGTGTTTACGACTGTCAGTGTTGGCCGAAGTGGACAGGCGGCGTCCATTTTGGCTGCTACGAGTGCTATTTTCTCGTCCCCACTTCGTTTTATGACTCCCAGTGTCCCTGGTTTGGCGGTTGTGGGATGTGGTATGTATTGTGTCAGCAGGTTTGTTGCTGACATGGGGATTCGACGTGATGTGATTAAAATATCCGTTGAGAGGCTTGTTGGTAGCACAAGCTTAAACGGGCCCCAGTCTTTGGTTGAAACATCCATCGAGTCCCAAGCTTGTGTTAGTGAGCCTGAAAAGGCTCTAGCTTTGATTCACAAGGATACCCAAGTTCCAGTTGAGCGGCTCGAGGAGCCCAAAGTGGCTCAAACGATTGCTGCAACTGGTAAGGGAGAATGA